The following proteins come from a genomic window of Actinacidiphila yeochonensis CN732:
- a CDS encoding Gfo/Idh/MocA family protein, whose translation MTLRVGLLGTGPWARRTHAPALAAHPGVEFAGVWGRRPDAAAQLAEEFGTRAYADADALIADVDTVAVALPPHLQAEFAARAARAGRHLLLDKPLAATVADARAVAEAVEAAGVRSAVFFTLRFDPGPARWIEQQAAAGDWLTGRADWYGSVFGAGSASPYAASPWRREKGGLWDVGPHALSVLLPVLGDATEVRAAAGPGDLVHLTLRHDSGASSTAALTLSAPPEAAGVAVEFRGAHGVAAYPMGIAGPPDASMARALDALSAPGPHPCDVRFGLRVTEILAAAEQALGAAR comes from the coding sequence ATGACGCTCCGAGTCGGCCTCCTGGGCACCGGCCCCTGGGCGCGCCGCACCCACGCGCCCGCCCTCGCCGCCCACCCGGGGGTCGAGTTCGCCGGGGTGTGGGGGCGCCGCCCCGACGCCGCGGCCCAGCTGGCCGAGGAGTTCGGCACCCGCGCCTACGCCGACGCCGACGCGCTGATCGCCGACGTGGACACCGTCGCCGTCGCCCTCCCGCCGCACCTCCAGGCGGAGTTCGCGGCCCGCGCCGCCCGCGCCGGGCGCCACCTGCTGCTGGACAAGCCGCTCGCGGCCACCGTGGCCGACGCCCGCGCGGTGGCCGAGGCGGTCGAGGCGGCCGGCGTGCGCTCGGCGGTCTTCTTCACGCTGCGCTTCGACCCGGGCCCGGCCCGGTGGATCGAGCAGCAGGCGGCCGCCGGCGACTGGCTGACCGGCCGGGCCGACTGGTACGGCTCGGTCTTCGGCGCCGGCTCCGCCAGCCCCTACGCCGCCTCCCCCTGGCGCCGGGAGAAGGGCGGCCTGTGGGACGTCGGCCCGCACGCGCTGTCCGTGCTGCTGCCGGTCCTCGGCGACGCCACGGAGGTGCGCGCGGCGGCCGGCCCGGGCGACCTGGTCCACCTGACGCTGCGGCACGACAGCGGCGCCTCCAGCACCGCCGCGCTCACCCTGAGCGCGCCGCCCGAGGCCGCGGGCGTCGCCGTCGAGTTCCGCGGCGCGCACGGCGTGGCCGCCTACCCGATGGGGATCGCGGGCCCGCCGGACGCGTCGATGGCGCGGGCCCTGGACGCGCTCTCCGCACCCGGGCCGCACCCCTGCGACGTCCGGTTCGGGCTGCGGGTGACCGAGATCCTCGCGGCGGCGGAGCAGGCGCTGGGCGCGGCACGCTGA
- a CDS encoding 5-carboxymethyl-2-hydroxymuconate Delta-isomerase, producing the protein MPHIRVEYDEKVAGVFDRRGFAEGLHGALVEIVGGRAGGCKTRFLPLAETYIADGSDAYSMVHVEIGILHGRTPEARRELGEAVLGLLRKSVGATPGAELQLSVDVRELDRETYVRYDRPAEEA; encoded by the coding sequence ATGCCGCACATAAGGGTTGAGTACGACGAGAAGGTCGCAGGCGTCTTCGACCGGCGCGGGTTCGCCGAGGGCCTGCACGGCGCGCTGGTGGAGATCGTCGGCGGGCGCGCCGGCGGGTGCAAGACCCGCTTCCTGCCGCTGGCCGAGACGTACATCGCTGACGGCTCCGACGCCTACTCCATGGTGCACGTGGAGATCGGCATCCTCCACGGACGCACCCCGGAGGCCAGGCGGGAGCTCGGCGAGGCCGTGCTCGGCCTGCTGCGCAAGAGCGTGGGCGCCACGCCGGGGGCCGAACTCCAGCTCTCCGTGGACGTCAGGGAGCTGGACCGCGAGACGTACGTGAGGTACGACCGACCCGCCGAGGAAGCATGA
- the glnII gene encoding glutamine synthetase — MTYKAEYIWIDGTKPTAKLRSKTRILADGAELPTWGFDGSSTNQAKGHASDRVLKPVADYPDPIRGGNDRLVLCEVYNIDGTPHESNQRAALREVAERFADQESLFGIEQEYTFFQGSRPLGFPENGFPAPQGGYYCGVGADEIFGRPIVEKHLENCLAAGLGISGINAEVMPGQWEFQVGPLSPLEVSDQLWVARWLLYRTAEDFGVSATLDPKPAKGDWNGAGAHTNFSTRKMRESYDAIIEAAEALGRDDKPLEHIRHYGAGVEARLTGAHETAPWNKYSYGVSDRGASVRIPWQVEVEQKGYIEDRRPNANVDPYVVTRLIVDTCGAALEKAGLV; from the coding sequence GTGACGTACAAGGCCGAGTACATCTGGATCGACGGCACCAAGCCGACCGCCAAGCTGCGCTCGAAGACGAGGATTCTCGCCGACGGCGCCGAGCTGCCGACGTGGGGCTTCGACGGGTCCAGCACCAACCAGGCCAAGGGCCACGCCTCCGACCGCGTGCTGAAGCCGGTCGCGGACTACCCGGACCCGATCCGGGGCGGGAACGACCGCCTGGTGCTGTGCGAGGTCTACAACATCGACGGCACCCCGCACGAGTCGAACCAGCGGGCCGCGCTGCGTGAGGTCGCGGAGCGCTTCGCCGACCAGGAGTCGCTGTTCGGCATCGAGCAGGAGTACACGTTCTTCCAGGGCTCGCGCCCCCTCGGCTTCCCGGAGAACGGCTTCCCGGCTCCCCAGGGCGGCTACTACTGCGGCGTCGGCGCGGACGAGATCTTCGGCCGCCCGATCGTGGAGAAGCACCTGGAGAACTGCCTGGCCGCGGGCCTGGGCATCTCCGGCATCAACGCCGAGGTCATGCCCGGCCAGTGGGAGTTCCAGGTCGGCCCGCTCAGCCCGCTGGAGGTCTCCGACCAGCTGTGGGTGGCGCGCTGGCTGCTCTACCGCACGGCCGAGGACTTCGGCGTGTCGGCGACCCTGGACCCGAAGCCGGCCAAGGGCGACTGGAACGGCGCGGGCGCGCACACCAACTTCTCCACCAGGAAGATGCGCGAGAGCTACGACGCCATCATCGAGGCCGCCGAGGCGCTCGGCCGCGACGACAAGCCGCTGGAGCACATCCGCCACTACGGCGCCGGCGTCGAGGCCCGCCTGACCGGCGCGCACGAGACCGCCCCGTGGAACAAGTACAGCTACGGCGTCTCCGACCGCGGCGCCTCCGTCCGCATCCCGTGGCAGGTCGAGGTGGAGCAGAAGGGCTACATCGAGGACCGCCGCCCGAACGCGAACGTCGACCCGTACGTCGTCACCCGGCTGATCGTCGACACCTGCGGCGCGGCGCTGGAGAAGGCCGGCCTGGTCTGA
- a CDS encoding GNAT family N-acetyltransferase, whose protein sequence is MNTPPVSIRPAALDDLDAICGVHARARATTLAGHIPGEGLSGPEVLERQRVETAEAIASRELTVLCATREVDHVVGFAVLGARHEGDRLFHFHIDPEVWRTGTGTALHRACVAVWQAAKLATVRLDVAAPNARARAFYARQGWLDVARDADHVTMSLTLPSEPSSDALSEPSSESSSD, encoded by the coding sequence ATGAACACCCCGCCCGTGTCGATCCGCCCGGCCGCCCTCGACGACCTGGACGCGATCTGTGGCGTCCACGCCCGGGCCCGCGCGACGACCCTCGCGGGGCACATACCGGGCGAGGGGCTCAGCGGGCCGGAGGTGCTGGAGCGCCAGCGGGTCGAGACGGCCGAGGCGATCGCCTCCCGGGAGCTGACGGTGCTGTGCGCCACCCGGGAGGTGGACCACGTCGTCGGCTTCGCCGTGCTCGGCGCCCGCCACGAGGGCGACCGGCTCTTCCACTTCCACATCGACCCCGAAGTGTGGCGCACCGGCACCGGTACCGCGCTGCACCGGGCGTGCGTCGCCGTGTGGCAGGCCGCGAAGCTGGCCACGGTCCGGCTCGACGTCGCCGCCCCCAACGCCCGCGCCCGCGCCTTCTACGCGCGCCAGGGGTGGCTGGACGTCGCCCGGGACGCCGACCACGTCACCATGAGCCTGACCCTGCCGTCCGAGCCGTCGTCCGACGCGTTGTCCGAGCCGTCCTCCGAGTCGTCCTCCGACTGA
- a CDS encoding extracellular solute-binding protein, translating to MRRGISAVAMAAAIILGATACGGGGSDSGSGGAGGGTAADPATVTGAITYWDTSDAKNEAPAYQALVKQFEAKYPKIKVTYQNVDFTTVEQKFKAAAQSGKGAPDVVRTDVGLIPEYASLHYIAPLDGTAALQDTSDFVAGPMDTTKYEGKTYGVPSVTDTLGLLYNKAVFAKAGIAEPPATWEEMIADAALVKQKVPGVTGTYVNPDAYFLLPYLFGEGADLADPAAKKVTVNSPAAVKAVTEAKKVYDTSSMKVDFANAYDNMQTSFKTGKVAMLVQGPWSVGDDLTGPAFKDASNLGYAPVPAGSSGKALAPTGGHDLAVYQGSRNLDAAYLFAGFMTSSAAQAQISERNGTLPTRTSAYTAKVLRNPTIAGFRPIMDSARPRVALPQVGSLFTPLQQQYIKILQGGTPVQAGLDAAAKQFGRLLPGYSVS from the coding sequence ATGCGACGCGGCATATCCGCCGTGGCGATGGCCGCGGCCATCATCCTCGGGGCCACCGCCTGCGGTGGCGGCGGCAGTGACAGCGGCAGCGGAGGCGCGGGCGGCGGCACGGCGGCGGACCCCGCCACGGTCACGGGCGCCATCACCTACTGGGACACCTCCGACGCGAAGAACGAGGCGCCCGCCTACCAGGCCCTGGTCAAGCAGTTCGAGGCGAAGTACCCGAAGATCAAGGTGACTTACCAGAACGTGGACTTCACCACCGTCGAGCAGAAGTTCAAGGCGGCGGCGCAGAGCGGCAAGGGCGCCCCCGACGTCGTCCGCACCGACGTCGGGCTGATCCCCGAGTACGCCTCGCTGCACTACATCGCGCCGCTGGACGGCACCGCCGCCCTCCAGGACACCTCCGACTTCGTGGCCGGCCCGATGGACACCACGAAGTACGAGGGGAAGACGTACGGCGTGCCGTCGGTCACCGACACGCTGGGGCTGCTGTACAACAAGGCGGTCTTCGCGAAGGCGGGCATCGCCGAGCCCCCCGCCACCTGGGAGGAGATGATCGCCGACGCGGCGCTGGTGAAGCAGAAGGTGCCCGGCGTCACCGGCACGTACGTCAACCCGGACGCGTACTTCCTGCTGCCGTACCTCTTCGGTGAGGGCGCCGACCTGGCCGACCCGGCGGCGAAGAAGGTCACCGTCAACTCGCCGGCCGCCGTGAAGGCGGTGACGGAGGCGAAGAAGGTGTATGACACCTCGTCGATGAAGGTCGACTTCGCCAACGCCTACGACAACATGCAGACGTCCTTCAAGACCGGCAAGGTCGCGATGCTGGTCCAGGGCCCCTGGTCGGTGGGGGACGACCTGACCGGACCGGCCTTCAAGGACGCGTCCAACCTCGGGTACGCGCCGGTGCCGGCCGGCTCCTCCGGCAAGGCGCTGGCGCCCACCGGCGGCCACGACCTCGCCGTCTACCAGGGTTCGCGGAACCTCGACGCGGCCTACCTGTTCGCCGGCTTCATGACCTCCTCGGCCGCGCAGGCGCAGATCTCGGAGCGGAACGGCACGCTGCCGACGCGGACGTCCGCCTACACCGCGAAGGTGCTCCGGAACCCGACCATCGCCGGGTTCCGGCCGATCATGGACAGCGCTCGGCCCCGGGTCGCGCTGCCGCAGGTGGGCAGCCTGTTCACGCCGCTCCAGCAGCAGTACATCAAGATCCTCCAGGGCGGTACCCCGGTCCAGGCCGGACTGGACGCGGCGGCGAAGCAGTTCGGCCGGCTGCTGCCGGGCTATTCGGTGAGCTAG
- a CDS encoding carbohydrate ABC transporter permease: protein MSTATVDESAPHPADPGRGRTGSGVPARVLPALRRAWDRHWYAWAMVAPVVIVLGVLVLYPLGYGAYLSLTDADERNVAQNIGPIHIPASYRFVGAHNYWQVLSGQDGAFYPRLEWTVLWTVACVAVTYSVGLAMAVLLNRPMRFRLFYRIALVLPWAVPAFVGVFAWRLMFNSQYGVLNRLITAVGLPAQDWLGTPGAQKAAVILVNVWCGVPFMMVALLGGLQAIPGELHEAAEMDGATPWQRFRAVTVPGLRPVTTTVVLLSTLWTFNMFPIIYLLLGNNTTGDTDILVTHAYELAFGGGAADYAGSATYGIVILMILVAFSTFYRRRIRPQD from the coding sequence ATGTCCACCGCCACCGTCGACGAATCCGCCCCGCACCCGGCCGATCCGGGCCGCGGCCGGACCGGGTCCGGAGTGCCCGCCCGGGTGCTGCCGGCCCTGCGCCGGGCGTGGGACCGCCACTGGTACGCCTGGGCCATGGTCGCCCCGGTCGTGATCGTGCTCGGCGTCCTCGTGCTGTACCCGCTGGGGTACGGCGCCTACCTGTCGCTCACCGACGCCGACGAGCGCAACGTCGCGCAGAACATCGGCCCGATCCACATCCCGGCCTCCTACCGCTTCGTCGGCGCGCACAACTACTGGCAGGTCCTCTCCGGCCAGGACGGCGCCTTCTACCCGCGCCTGGAGTGGACGGTGCTGTGGACGGTGGCCTGCGTCGCCGTCACCTACTCCGTCGGGCTGGCCATGGCGGTGCTGCTCAACCGGCCGATGCGGTTCCGGCTCTTCTACCGGATCGCGCTGGTGCTGCCGTGGGCGGTGCCGGCCTTCGTGGGCGTGTTCGCCTGGCGGCTGATGTTCAACTCGCAGTACGGCGTGCTCAACCGCCTCATCACGGCGGTCGGGCTGCCCGCGCAGGACTGGCTCGGCACACCGGGCGCGCAGAAGGCGGCGGTGATCCTGGTCAACGTCTGGTGCGGGGTGCCGTTCATGATGGTCGCCCTCCTCGGCGGCCTCCAGGCGATCCCGGGCGAGCTCCACGAGGCCGCCGAGATGGACGGCGCCACGCCCTGGCAGCGGTTCCGCGCCGTCACGGTGCCGGGGCTGCGGCCGGTGACCACCACGGTGGTGCTGCTGAGCACGCTGTGGACGTTCAACATGTTCCCGATCATCTACCTGCTGCTGGGCAACAACACCACCGGCGACACCGACATCCTCGTCACCCACGCCTACGAACTCGCCTTCGGCGGGGGCGCCGCCGACTACGCCGGCTCGGCCACCTACGGGATCGTCATCCTCATGATCCTCGTGGCGTTCTCCACCTTCTACCGCCGCCGGATCAGGCCGCAGGACTAG
- a CDS encoding sugar ABC transporter permease — translation MTATTTSPTPSPARSGPLARRRGERAVRARGRGQRGTAASIGLHAALLTASAVAVFPVLWILFISLGPSSAWQQPHEVMHHLGLGNYRYVLLHSHFPRWLFNSVVVAAATTVLGVLTAASAGYAVSRMRFPGQRPLMWLFLVTQMFPVAVLIVPLYNLMVRLGLLDTYVGLVLVYCTISVPFCAWMLKGYFDTIPREIDEAGRVDGLSPFGTFWRLVMPLAKPGLAVTAFYSFLTAWGEVAYSNQFMRDPHITVAVGIRTFAADERADWGSLTAASVVIAIPAAIVFILVQKHLVTGLTAGGTKG, via the coding sequence ATGACCGCGACCACCACCTCCCCCACTCCGTCCCCTGCGCGCTCCGGACCGCTCGCCCGACGGCGCGGCGAACGTGCCGTCCGGGCCCGCGGGCGCGGGCAGCGCGGAACCGCCGCCTCGATCGGGCTGCACGCCGCGCTGCTGACGGCCAGCGCCGTCGCCGTCTTCCCCGTGCTGTGGATCCTGTTCATCTCGCTGGGCCCGAGCAGCGCCTGGCAGCAGCCGCACGAGGTGATGCACCACCTCGGCCTGGGCAACTACCGGTACGTGCTGCTGCACAGCCACTTCCCGCGCTGGCTGTTCAACTCCGTGGTGGTCGCCGCCGCCACCACCGTGCTGGGCGTGCTGACCGCGGCCAGCGCCGGGTACGCCGTGTCCCGGATGCGCTTCCCGGGGCAGCGCCCCCTGATGTGGCTCTTCCTGGTCACCCAGATGTTCCCGGTGGCCGTGCTGATCGTGCCGCTGTACAACCTGATGGTCCGGCTGGGCCTGCTCGACACCTACGTCGGGCTGGTGCTGGTCTACTGCACCATCTCGGTGCCGTTCTGCGCCTGGATGCTCAAGGGGTACTTCGACACGATCCCCCGCGAGATCGACGAGGCCGGCCGGGTCGACGGGCTCAGCCCGTTCGGCACCTTCTGGCGGCTGGTGATGCCGCTGGCCAAGCCCGGACTGGCCGTCACCGCCTTCTACAGCTTCCTGACGGCGTGGGGCGAGGTCGCCTACTCCAACCAGTTCATGCGCGACCCGCACATCACCGTGGCGGTGGGCATCCGCACCTTCGCCGCCGACGAGCGCGCCGACTGGGGCAGCCTCACCGCCGCGTCGGTGGTCATCGCGATACCCGCGGCGATCGTCTTCATCCTCGTCCAGAAGCACCTGGTGACCGGGCTGACCGCGGGCGGCACCAAGGGCTGA
- a CDS encoding glycoside hydrolase family 13 protein → MSQHLTDAPAAPAPAPLPAAADAPPRTADESGDWWRGAVIYQVYPRSFADANGDGMGDLPGVTSRLPYLRDLGVDAVWVSPFYASPQADAGYDVADYRAVDPMFGTLGDADDLVRTAHGLGLRVIVDVVPNHCSDRHEWFTRALREGPGSPLRDRFHFRPGTGAQGELPPNDWESIFGGPAWTRTTDPDGTPGEWYLHLFAPEQPDFDWDHPAVRDEFRSVLRFWLDLGVDGFRIDVAHGLVKAAGLPDVGHAGQLALLGNAPMPYFDQDGVHEVYRGWRRVLDEYADGPGGARIGVAEAWTPTVERAAMYLRPDELHQAFNFEYLSAPWDAAVLRAVVDRSLSAMGAVGAPATWVLSNHDVTRHATRFGNPPGAGTQLRDPGDRELGLRRARAATLLMLALPGSAYLYQGEELGLPDVTDLPDEARQDPSFFRAAGQDGFRDGCRVPIPWSGSAAPYGFGPVPGGPSWLPQPAAWAGLSVEAQTGDPSSTLELYRAALALRRAHPALGAAPGLTWLDAPEGVLAFRRDAPGGGLVCTVNLTADGVEVARPGRLLLSSAGPVADAAGTAGTTAPVDTADAANTVAAMSAGNAGTAGDTAEGGSAGTVLLAPDTAIWWAI, encoded by the coding sequence ATGAGCCAGCACCTCACCGACGCGCCCGCCGCCCCCGCCCCCGCGCCCCTCCCGGCCGCGGCCGACGCGCCGCCACGCACCGCCGACGAGAGCGGCGACTGGTGGCGCGGCGCCGTCATCTACCAGGTGTACCCGCGCAGTTTCGCCGACGCGAACGGGGACGGCATGGGCGACCTGCCCGGGGTCACCTCGCGCCTGCCCTACCTGCGCGACCTCGGCGTGGACGCGGTGTGGGTGTCCCCCTTCTACGCCTCGCCGCAGGCGGACGCCGGGTACGACGTCGCCGACTACCGGGCCGTGGACCCGATGTTCGGCACCCTGGGCGACGCCGACGACCTCGTACGGACCGCGCACGGGCTGGGCCTGCGGGTGATCGTCGACGTGGTGCCCAACCACTGCTCGGACCGGCACGAGTGGTTCACCCGGGCGCTGCGCGAGGGCCCCGGCTCGCCGCTGCGGGACCGCTTCCACTTCCGCCCCGGCACCGGCGCGCAGGGCGAACTGCCCCCGAACGACTGGGAGTCGATCTTCGGCGGCCCGGCCTGGACCCGGACCACCGACCCGGACGGCACCCCGGGCGAGTGGTACCTGCACCTGTTCGCACCGGAGCAGCCCGACTTCGACTGGGACCACCCGGCGGTGCGGGACGAGTTCCGCTCGGTGCTGCGCTTCTGGCTGGACCTGGGCGTGGACGGCTTCCGGATCGACGTGGCGCACGGCCTGGTGAAGGCCGCGGGACTGCCGGACGTCGGCCACGCCGGCCAGTTGGCGCTGCTCGGCAACGCGCCGATGCCGTACTTCGACCAGGACGGCGTGCACGAGGTCTACCGCGGCTGGCGGCGCGTCCTCGACGAGTACGCGGACGGCCCGGGCGGGGCCCGGATCGGGGTGGCCGAGGCGTGGACGCCGACGGTCGAGCGGGCCGCGATGTACCTGCGCCCCGACGAGCTGCACCAGGCGTTCAACTTCGAGTACCTGTCGGCGCCGTGGGACGCGGCGGTGCTGCGGGCGGTGGTGGACCGCTCGCTGTCGGCGATGGGCGCGGTGGGCGCCCCGGCGACGTGGGTGCTCTCCAACCACGACGTGACCCGGCACGCGACCCGGTTCGGCAACCCGCCCGGCGCGGGCACGCAGCTGCGCGACCCGGGCGACCGGGAGCTGGGCCTGCGCAGGGCCCGGGCGGCCACGCTGCTGATGCTGGCGCTGCCCGGCTCGGCGTACCTGTACCAGGGCGAGGAGCTGGGCCTGCCCGACGTGACCGACCTGCCGGACGAGGCGCGCCAGGACCCGTCGTTCTTCCGCGCGGCCGGCCAGGACGGCTTCCGCGACGGCTGCCGGGTGCCGATCCCGTGGTCGGGCTCCGCGGCGCCGTACGGGTTCGGGCCGGTGCCGGGCGGCCCGAGCTGGCTGCCGCAGCCGGCCGCGTGGGCCGGGCTCAGCGTCGAGGCGCAGACCGGCGACCCGTCCTCCACGCTGGAGCTGTACCGGGCGGCCCTGGCGCTGCGCCGCGCCCACCCGGCGCTGGGCGCGGCGCCCGGCCTGACCTGGCTGGACGCGCCCGAGGGCGTGCTGGCCTTCCGCCGGGACGCGCCGGGCGGGGGCCTCGTCTGCACGGTCAACCTCACGGCGGACGGGGTCGAGGTGGCGCGGCCGGGCCGGCTGCTGCTGTCCAGCGCGGGCCCGGTGGCGGACGCGGCGGGCACGGCGGGCACGACTGCCCCGGTGGACACAGCGGACGCGGCGAACACAGTGGCCGCAATGAGCGCAGGGAACGCGGGGACCGCAGGGGACACGGCCGAGGGCGGTTCCGCCGGAACGGTGCTGCTCGCGCCGGACACCGCGATCTGGTGGGCGATCTGA
- a CDS encoding LacI family DNA-binding transcriptional regulator: protein MTARLADIAAQAGVSEATVSRVLNGKPGVSATTRESVLAALDVLGYERPVRLRQRSAGLVGLITPELANPIFPAMAQVIGQALTRQGYTPVLATQSPGGSTEDELVEMLVERGVAGIIFASGLHADSTADTGRYARLRGQGVPFVLINGYSDAIDAPFVSPDDRAAVRLAVTHLAAQGHRRIGLAVGQKRFVPVQRKVEGFLASMGEVLGVPEPAARELVQHSLYTLEGGQAAAGALLAAGCTAIVCASDMMALGAIRAARQRGLSVPAQVSVVGYDDSPLIAFTDPPLTTVRQPVPAMCQAAVNTLLEEIGGTAAPRSEFVFMPELVVRGSTGAAPAAPDPATPLGGRA from the coding sequence GTGACCGCGCGGCTCGCTGACATCGCAGCCCAGGCGGGGGTCAGCGAGGCGACGGTGAGCCGCGTGCTCAACGGCAAGCCTGGGGTCTCGGCGACCACCCGCGAGTCCGTGCTGGCCGCACTCGACGTGCTGGGCTACGAACGGCCGGTGCGGCTGCGGCAGCGCAGCGCCGGGCTGGTCGGGCTGATCACCCCCGAACTGGCCAACCCCATATTCCCGGCGATGGCGCAGGTCATCGGCCAGGCACTGACCCGGCAGGGCTACACCCCGGTGCTGGCCACCCAGTCGCCCGGCGGCTCCACCGAGGACGAGCTGGTGGAGATGCTGGTGGAGCGCGGGGTGGCCGGCATCATCTTCGCCTCCGGCCTGCACGCGGACTCCACCGCCGACACCGGCCGGTACGCCCGGCTGCGCGGCCAGGGCGTGCCGTTCGTGCTGATCAACGGCTACTCCGACGCGATCGACGCGCCGTTCGTCTCGCCGGACGACCGGGCCGCGGTCCGGCTGGCCGTCACCCACCTGGCGGCGCAGGGGCACCGCCGGATCGGCCTGGCGGTCGGGCAGAAGCGTTTCGTCCCGGTGCAGCGCAAGGTCGAGGGCTTCCTCGCCTCGATGGGCGAGGTGCTCGGGGTGCCGGAGCCGGCGGCCCGGGAGCTGGTGCAGCACTCGCTGTACACACTGGAGGGCGGGCAGGCGGCGGCCGGCGCGCTGCTCGCGGCGGGCTGCACGGCGATCGTGTGCGCGTCCGACATGATGGCGCTGGGCGCGATCCGGGCGGCCCGGCAGCGGGGGCTGTCGGTGCCGGCGCAGGTGTCGGTGGTCGGGTACGACGACTCGCCGCTGATCGCCTTCACCGACCCGCCGCTGACCACCGTCCGGCAGCCGGTGCCGGCCATGTGCCAGGCGGCGGTGAACACCCTGCTGGAGGAGATCGGCGGCACGGCCGCCCCGCGCAGCGAGTTCGTCTTCATGCCGGAGCTGGTGGTGCGCGGCTCCACCGGCGCGGCCCCGGCCGCTCCCGACCCGGCCACGCCCCTGGGCGGCCGGGCGTAG
- a CDS encoding phosphatase PAP2 family protein, with amino-acid sequence MGEPTSKTMHGTQQAGAGSSGAAGPTGATRADAASGSAFSPQALLRRLRTPRPPRLWFEIVLIGFSYWLYSLIRNAVPEQRETALRHARDVWRLERALGLGVEHSVNHAINHVTWLIVGMNYYYATLHFVITIAVLVWLYLCHPKRYAAPRLALFVTTWLALIGFWAFPLAPPRLMTGGGFVDTVQVHHTWGSLSSGDLSQVSNQYAAMPSMHIGWSLWCAFTVISLSGRLWVRVLAGAYPAVTLVVIVATGNHFWADAVGGAVCLAAGYGAVYLLYGRWAYRLPADVPALDGSRRSRRSRPSRGAGA; translated from the coding sequence ATGGGGGAACCGACCTCGAAGACGATGCACGGCACCCAGCAGGCGGGCGCGGGCTCCTCCGGGGCCGCGGGGCCCACCGGGGCCACGCGGGCCGACGCCGCCTCCGGTTCCGCCTTCTCGCCGCAGGCGCTGCTGCGGAGGCTGCGCACGCCCCGCCCGCCCCGGCTGTGGTTCGAGATCGTGCTCATCGGGTTCAGCTACTGGCTCTACTCGCTGATCCGCAACGCGGTACCGGAGCAGCGGGAGACCGCGCTGCGGCACGCACGGGACGTCTGGCGCCTGGAGCGGGCCCTCGGTCTGGGCGTCGAACACTCCGTCAACCACGCGATCAACCACGTGACATGGCTGATCGTCGGCATGAACTACTACTACGCCACCCTGCACTTCGTCATCACCATCGCGGTCCTGGTGTGGCTGTACCTCTGCCACCCGAAGCGGTACGCGGCGCCCCGGCTGGCGCTGTTCGTGACGACCTGGCTGGCGCTGATCGGCTTCTGGGCGTTCCCGCTGGCGCCGCCTCGACTGATGACCGGCGGCGGCTTCGTCGACACCGTGCAGGTGCACCACACCTGGGGCTCGCTCTCCTCGGGCGACCTCTCCCAGGTGTCGAACCAGTACGCGGCCATGCCGTCCATGCACATCGGCTGGTCGCTGTGGTGCGCCTTCACCGTCATCTCGCTGTCCGGACGGCTGTGGGTGCGGGTACTCGCGGGCGCCTACCCGGCCGTCACGCTCGTCGTGATCGTCGCCACCGGCAACCACTTCTGGGCCGACGCGGTGGGCGGCGCGGTCTGCCTGGCCGCCGGCTACGGCGCGGTGTACCTGCTGTACGGGCGGTGGGCCTACCGGCTGCCTGCGGACGTACCCGCCCTCGACGGCTCCCGCCGCTCCCGGCGCTCCCGCCCTTCCCGCGGTGCCGGGGCCTGA